A stretch of the Rosa rugosa chromosome 5, drRosRugo1.1, whole genome shotgun sequence genome encodes the following:
- the LOC133713065 gene encoding mediator of RNA polymerase II transcription subunit 23 isoform X1 produces MDQNQRSSSASASRAYQFHPARAAIVNLFDLYLGGKSSSRQKSEDSNREPPNKSQKRVLALNRELPPRNEQFLLDFEQLQSQFPDQDQLRVVTESVLISLVVQCSNHAPRAEFLLFALRSLCTIGHINWDSFLPSLLSSVSTAEMSMGQGSQAMTGISSQSSMLPSSNAIPNSSNFQSSNPASPLPSVQGIGSPSQSAIEPMTVSPAKSSDMPSNGQQAAARANSSIRDNAISSLRQLCCKIILTGLEFNLKPVTHADIFSHMLNWLVNWDQKQLGTDESDGVKSWRPGKALIEWLHSCLDVIWLLVDEDKCRVPFYELLRSGLQFMENIPDDEALFTLILEIHRRRDMMAMHMKMLDQHLHCPTFGTHRIFSQTTPSISGEAVASLRYSPITYPSVLGEPLHGEDLAISIPKGSLDWERALRCIRHAICTTPSPDWWKRVLLVAPCYRGPSQGPTPGAVFTSEMICEATIDRIVELLKLTNSDVNCWQDWLVFSDIFFFLIKSGCVDFVYFVDKLVSRLTESDPHILRTNHVTWLLAQIIRVELVINALNSDARKVETTRKILSLHKEDRSSDPNSPQSILLDFISSCQNLRIWSLNTTTREYLNNEQLQKGKQIDEWWRHASKGDRMMDYMNMDDRSIGMFWVVSYTMAQPACETVINWLSSAGVAESLPATNLQSNERLMVMREVNPLPMSLLSGFAINLCLKLAYQMEESLFCGQVVPNIAMAETYCRLLLIAPHSLFRSHFNHLAQRSPSVLSKPGVTLLVLEILNYRLLPLYRYQGKSKALMYDVTKIISALKAKRGDHRVFRLAENLCMNLILSLRDFFLVKREGKGPTEFTETLNRVTVVTLAIIIKTRGIADADHLHYLQTMLEQILVSSNHTWSEKTLRYFPSLLRDFLIPRIDNRGIAIQAWQQAETTVINQCTQLLSSSADPTYVMTYISHSFPQHRQYLCAGAWILMQGRPENINSVNLARVLREFSPEEVTANIYMMVDVLLHNIQLELQRGHSLQDLLVKACANLTFFIWTHELLPLDIMLLALIDRDDDPHALRIVISLLDRQELQQRVKLYCMNRGAPEHWLYPGTFKRVELQTALGNHLSWKDRYPAFFDDIAARLLPVIPLIIYRLIENDAIDSADRVLAMYTQFLAYHPFRFTFVRDILAYFYGHLPPKLIVRILNVLDISKIPLSESFPQHINSSNPVICPPPDYFATLLLGIVNNVIPPLHNNSKSGSAGDGLNNSMRAPPNKTPATSQSGQTNASDGQKAFYQIQDPGTYTQLVLETAVIELLSLPVSASQIVSSLAQIVVNIQPTLIQSSNGLHGATNGVGQGSVLPTSPSGGSTDSLGTNRSSPSVSGINVSGFVSRSGYTCQQLSCLLIQACGHLLAQLPPDFHKQLYIEASRIIKETWWLSDGKRSLGELDSAVGYALLDPTWAAQDNTSTAIGNIVALLHSFFSNLPLEWLEGTHLIVKHLRPVTSVAMLRIAFRIMAPLLPKLANAHNLFNKTLSLIFNMMVDVFGKNAQPSTLVEPLEVTDLIDFFHHIVHYEGQGGPVQANSKPRPEVLVLCGRAAESLRPEIQHLLSHLKPDINSSIYAATHPKLAQSTS; encoded by the exons ATGGATCAAAACCAGAGATCGTCGTCGGCCTCAGCTTCGCGAGCTTACCAGTTCCACCCTGCCCGCGCTGCAATCGTCAATCTCTTTGACCTCTACTTAGGAGGA AAGAGCAGTAGTCGCCAGAAATCAGAGGATTCAAATCGCGAACCTCC GAACAAGTCACAGAAGCGTGTGCTTGCACTCAATAGAGAACTTCCTCCTCGAAACGAGCAGTTCCTTCTCGATTTCGAGCAGCTCCAGAGCCAGTTTCCT GACCAAGATCAACTGCGTGTTGTGACAGAGTCTGTGCTTATATCTCTAGTTGTGCAGTGCAGTAATCATGCACCACGGGCGGAGTTTCTTCTCTTTGCTTTAAGGAGTTTGTGCACAATAGGTCACATTAACTGGGATAGTTTTTTGCCGTCCCTTCTTTCTTCTGTCTCCACGGCAGAAATGTCAATGGGTCAAGGGAGTCAAGCAATGACGGGTATTTCATCACAGTCCAGTATGCTTCCAAGTTCAAATGCAATTCCCAATTCATCTAACTTTCAATCTTCAAATCCTGCCTCTCCATTACCTTCTGTTCAAGGAATTGGTTCCCCCAGCCAGTCAGCTATTGAACCTATGACTGTGTCACCTGCTAAATCATCTGATATGCCCAGTAACGGACAGCAGGCTGCAGCAAGGGCCAATTCATCTATAAGAGATAATGCAATCAGCAGTCTACGTCAGTTGTGTTGCAAAATTATTTTGACTGGACTGGAATTTAATTTAAAACCAGTAACTCATGCGGACATATTTTCTCATATGCTGAATTGGCTGGTTAATTGGGATCAAAAACAACTGGGGACTGATGAATCTGATGGCGTAAAGTCATGGAGACCTGGGAAGGCACTAATTGAATGGCTGCATAGCTGTTTGGATGTGATTTGGCTTTTGGTTGACGAGGATAAATGCCGAGTTCCCTTCTATGAATTACTCCGCAGTGGCTTGCAATTCATGGAGAACATACCTGATGATGAAGCTTTGTTTACTCTAATTTTGGAGATCCATAGGAGGCGAGATATGATGGCTATGCACATGAAAATGCTAGATCAACACTTACATTGCCCTACATTTGGGACTCATCGAATTTTCTCGCAGACTACTCCTAGTATTTCAGGTGAAGCAGTGGCAAGCTTGCGGTATTCACCAATCACATATCCAAGTGTACTTGGGGAACCATTGCATGGAGAG GATCTTGCAATTTCTATTCCAAAAGGAAGTTTAGATTGGGAGAGAGCGTTGCGTTGCATAAGGCATGCTATTTGTACTACTCCATCACCTGACTGGTGGAAACGTGTGCTGCTTGTGGCTCCTTGTTATAGGGGTCCTTCTCAAGGACCTACTCCTGGTGCTGTTTTCACTTCTGAGATGATTTGTGAGGCAACAATTGATAGAATTGTTGAGCTACTGAAGTTGACAAATTCAG ATGTTAATTGCTGGCAAGACTGGCTTGTCTTTTCAGAtatattcttttttcttataAAAAGCGGCTGTGTTGATTTCGTCTATTTTGTGGACAAGCTAGTTTCACGCCTTACAGAGAGTGATCCCCATATTCTTAGGACCAATCATGTCACTTGGCTTCTAGCTCAAATTATTCGGGTTGAGCTTGTGATAAATGCTCTAAATTCAGATGCTAGAAAG GTAGAGACAACTCGGAAGATCCTATCGCTTCATAAAGAAGATAGAAGCTCAGATCCAAATAGTCCTCAGAGTATCCTGCTTGACTTTATAAGCAGTTGCCAAAATTTACGTATTTGGTCATTGAATACAACAACTAGAGAATATCTGAATAATGAGCAGCTTCAGAAAGGAAAGCAAATAGATGAATGGTGGAGACATGCAAGCAAAG GGGATCGTATGATGGATTATATGAATATGGATGATAGGTCAATTGGGATGTTTTGGGTTGTATCTTACACCATGGCGCAACCAGCTTGTGAAACTGTGATCAATTGGTTATCCTCTGCTGGAGTTGCAGAATCGTTACCGGCAACAAACCTACAGTCCAATGAGAGGTTAATGGTTATGCGGGAAGTCAATCCATTGCCAATGTCATTGTTATCTGGCTTTGCAATAAACCTGTGTTTAAAGCTGGCGTATCAAATGGAAGAATCTTTATTTTGCGGGCAG GTTGTACCTAATATTGCAATGGCTGAAACATATTGCAGGTTACTGCTCATTGCACCTCATTCACTATTCCGTTCTCATTTCAAC CATTTGGCACAAAGGAGTCCTTCAGTATTGAGCAAGCCCGGTGTTACTCTTTTGGTGCTTGAAATTTTGAACTATCGTTTGCTTCCACTTTACAG GTACCAGGGAAAAAGCAAAGCCTTGATGTATGATGTAACAAAAATAATCTCTGCTCTGAAAGCGAAACGTGGAGACCATCGTGTATTTAGATTGGCCGAGAACTTGTGCATGAATCTTATTCTGTCACTGAGAGATTTTTTCTTAGTGAAAAGGGAAGGGAAG GGTCCAACTGAATTCACAGAAACTTTGAATCGAGTAACTGTGGTCACTCTTGCTATCATCATCAAGACAAGAGGAATTGCTGATGCTGATCATCTGCATTATCTTCAAACTATGTTAGAGCAGATATTAGTTTCTAGTAACCATACATGGTCAGAGAAAACACTACGCTATTTCCCTTCACTTCTTCGTGATTTCTTGATTCCTCGGATAGATAACAGGGGCATTGCAATTCAAGCATGGCAGCAG GCAGAAACCACTGTGATTAACCAATGCACCCAGCTTCTGTCATCATCAGCTGATCCTACTTATGTTATGACCTATATAAGTCATAGTTTTCCTCAACACCGACAATATCTATGTGCTGGAGCATGGATCCTGATGCAAGGGCGCCCAGAGAACATAAACAGTGTAAACCTG GCACGTGTCTTGCGAGAGTTCTCCCCTGAGGAAGTAACTGCTAATATTTACATGATGGTGGATGTGCTGCTCCATAACATTCAGTTAGAACTTCAGCGCGGGCATTCCTTGCAG GACCTCTTAGTGAAAGCATGTGCAAACCTAACATTTTTTATTTGGACCCATGAGTTACTTCCTTTGGATATTATGCTTCTGGCACTTATTGATCGGGATGATGATCCTCATGCTTTGCGTATTGTG attagtttacttgataggCAAGAACTTCAACAAAGAGTAAAACTATATTGTATGAATCGAGGCGCCCCTGAACACTGGCTTTACCCCGGAACCTTCAAACGAGTTGAATTGCAGACAGCCCTTGGAAATCATCTTTCTTGGAAGGATAG GTATCCCGCATTCTTCGATGACATTGCAGCGCGTTTGCTTCCGGTCATTCCACTAATAATTTATAGACTAATTGAAAATGATGCCATAGATTCAGCGGACAGAGTTCTGGCCATGTATACTCAATTTCTTGCTTACCACCCTTTTAGATTTACATTTGTTCGTGACATTCTTGCATATTTCTACGGCCATCTTCCCCCAAAGCTTATTGTTCGAATTCTGAATGTACTTGATATCAGCAAG ATCCCATTGTCTGAGTCATTTCCGCAGCACATCAATTCATCAAATCCTGTCATCTGCCCACCTCCAGATTACTTTGCAACTCTCCTACTGGGAATAGTGAATAATGTTATACCTCCATTACATAACAACTCAAAATCTGGATCAGCTGGTGATGGTTTAAATAATTCAATGCGTGCTCCACCTAACAAGACTCCAGCAACCTCTCAATCTGGGCAAACAAATGCTTCTGATGGCCAAAAAGCATTTTATCAAATTCAGGATCCAGGCACATATACTCAGCTGGTTCTTGAAACAGCAGTCATTGAATTACTGTCTCTTCCCGTATCTGCATCCCAGATTGTATCATCTCTGGCTCAAATTGTCGTCAATATACAACCAACGCTAATTCAATCCAGCAATGGCCTGCATGGAGCTACAAATGGTGTTGGGCAAGGCTCAGTGTTACCAACATCCCCTTCAGGTGGAAGCACAGATTCCTTGGGCACAAACAGATCAAGTCCTTCAGTTTCCGGAATAAATGTTTCTGGCTTTGTTTCTCGAAGTGGTTATACATGCCAACAATTGTCTTGCTTATTGATCCAAGCATGTGGCCATCTACTGGCTCAGCTCCCTCCTGATTTTCATAAACAACTCTATATAGAGGCATCACGTATAATAAAAGAAACATGGTGGCTCAGTGATGGCAAGAGATCACTGGGGGAACTAGACTCTGCTGTTGGTTATGCTTTGTTGGACCCAACATGGGCTGCTCAAGACAACACCTCAACAGCCATTG GTAATATTGTTGCTCTGCTTCATTCATTTTTCAGTAACCTCCCACTGGAATGGCTAGAAGGGACCCATCTTATCGTCAAACATCTCAGGCCAGTGACATCAGTTGCAATGTTGAGAATAGCATTCCGTATAATGGCTCCGTTGCTCCCAAAGCTTGCCAATGCTCACAACCTCTTTAATAAG ACCCTCTCATTGATTTTCAATATGATGGTGGATGTCTTTGGGAAGAATGCTCAGCCATCAACTCTTGTTGAGCCACTAGAAGTGACAGATCTTATAGACTTCTT CCATCATATCGTCCACTATGAAGGACAAGGAGGGCCTGTGCAGGCTAACAGCAAGCCGAGACCAGAGGTTTTAGTTCTGTGTGGAAGAGCTGCCGAAAGTCTACGTCCAGAGATTCAGCATCTTCTTTCGCACTTAAAACCCGACATAAATTCTTCCATTTATGCTGCTACTCATCCTAAGTTGGCACAGAGCACATCGTAA
- the LOC133713065 gene encoding mediator of RNA polymerase II transcription subunit 23 isoform X2, which translates to MDQNQRSSSASASRAYQFHPARAAIVNLFDLYLGGKSSSRQKSEDSNREPPNKSQKRVLALNRELPPRNEQFLLDFEQLQSQFPDQDQLRVVTESVLISLVVQCSNHAPRAEFLLFALRSLCTIGHINWDSFLPSLLSSVSTAEMSMGQGSQAMTGISSQSSMLPSSNAIPNSSNFQSSNPASPLPSVQGIGSPSQSAIEPMTVSPAKSSDMPSNGQQAAARANSSIRDNAISSLRQLCCKIILTGLEFNLKPVTHADIFSHMLNWLVNWDQKQLGTDESDGVKSWRPGKALIEWLHSCLDVIWLLVDEDKCRVPFYELLRSGLQFMENIPDDEALFTLILEIHRRRDMMAMHMKMLDQHLHCPTFGTHRIFSQTTPSISGEAVASLRYSPITYPSVLGEPLHGEDLAISIPKGSLDWERALRCIRHAICTTPSPDWWKRVLLVAPCYRGPSQGPTPGAVFTSEMICEATIDRIVELLKLTNSVSRLTESDPHILRTNHVTWLLAQIIRVELVINALNSDARKVETTRKILSLHKEDRSSDPNSPQSILLDFISSCQNLRIWSLNTTTREYLNNEQLQKGKQIDEWWRHASKGDRMMDYMNMDDRSIGMFWVVSYTMAQPACETVINWLSSAGVAESLPATNLQSNERLMVMREVNPLPMSLLSGFAINLCLKLAYQMEESLFCGQVVPNIAMAETYCRLLLIAPHSLFRSHFNHLAQRSPSVLSKPGVTLLVLEILNYRLLPLYRYQGKSKALMYDVTKIISALKAKRGDHRVFRLAENLCMNLILSLRDFFLVKREGKGPTEFTETLNRVTVVTLAIIIKTRGIADADHLHYLQTMLEQILVSSNHTWSEKTLRYFPSLLRDFLIPRIDNRGIAIQAWQQAETTVINQCTQLLSSSADPTYVMTYISHSFPQHRQYLCAGAWILMQGRPENINSVNLARVLREFSPEEVTANIYMMVDVLLHNIQLELQRGHSLQDLLVKACANLTFFIWTHELLPLDIMLLALIDRDDDPHALRIVISLLDRQELQQRVKLYCMNRGAPEHWLYPGTFKRVELQTALGNHLSWKDRYPAFFDDIAARLLPVIPLIIYRLIENDAIDSADRVLAMYTQFLAYHPFRFTFVRDILAYFYGHLPPKLIVRILNVLDISKIPLSESFPQHINSSNPVICPPPDYFATLLLGIVNNVIPPLHNNSKSGSAGDGLNNSMRAPPNKTPATSQSGQTNASDGQKAFYQIQDPGTYTQLVLETAVIELLSLPVSASQIVSSLAQIVVNIQPTLIQSSNGLHGATNGVGQGSVLPTSPSGGSTDSLGTNRSSPSVSGINVSGFVSRSGYTCQQLSCLLIQACGHLLAQLPPDFHKQLYIEASRIIKETWWLSDGKRSLGELDSAVGYALLDPTWAAQDNTSTAIGNIVALLHSFFSNLPLEWLEGTHLIVKHLRPVTSVAMLRIAFRIMAPLLPKLANAHNLFNKTLSLIFNMMVDVFGKNAQPSTLVEPLEVTDLIDFFHHIVHYEGQGGPVQANSKPRPEVLVLCGRAAESLRPEIQHLLSHLKPDINSSIYAATHPKLAQSTS; encoded by the exons ATGGATCAAAACCAGAGATCGTCGTCGGCCTCAGCTTCGCGAGCTTACCAGTTCCACCCTGCCCGCGCTGCAATCGTCAATCTCTTTGACCTCTACTTAGGAGGA AAGAGCAGTAGTCGCCAGAAATCAGAGGATTCAAATCGCGAACCTCC GAACAAGTCACAGAAGCGTGTGCTTGCACTCAATAGAGAACTTCCTCCTCGAAACGAGCAGTTCCTTCTCGATTTCGAGCAGCTCCAGAGCCAGTTTCCT GACCAAGATCAACTGCGTGTTGTGACAGAGTCTGTGCTTATATCTCTAGTTGTGCAGTGCAGTAATCATGCACCACGGGCGGAGTTTCTTCTCTTTGCTTTAAGGAGTTTGTGCACAATAGGTCACATTAACTGGGATAGTTTTTTGCCGTCCCTTCTTTCTTCTGTCTCCACGGCAGAAATGTCAATGGGTCAAGGGAGTCAAGCAATGACGGGTATTTCATCACAGTCCAGTATGCTTCCAAGTTCAAATGCAATTCCCAATTCATCTAACTTTCAATCTTCAAATCCTGCCTCTCCATTACCTTCTGTTCAAGGAATTGGTTCCCCCAGCCAGTCAGCTATTGAACCTATGACTGTGTCACCTGCTAAATCATCTGATATGCCCAGTAACGGACAGCAGGCTGCAGCAAGGGCCAATTCATCTATAAGAGATAATGCAATCAGCAGTCTACGTCAGTTGTGTTGCAAAATTATTTTGACTGGACTGGAATTTAATTTAAAACCAGTAACTCATGCGGACATATTTTCTCATATGCTGAATTGGCTGGTTAATTGGGATCAAAAACAACTGGGGACTGATGAATCTGATGGCGTAAAGTCATGGAGACCTGGGAAGGCACTAATTGAATGGCTGCATAGCTGTTTGGATGTGATTTGGCTTTTGGTTGACGAGGATAAATGCCGAGTTCCCTTCTATGAATTACTCCGCAGTGGCTTGCAATTCATGGAGAACATACCTGATGATGAAGCTTTGTTTACTCTAATTTTGGAGATCCATAGGAGGCGAGATATGATGGCTATGCACATGAAAATGCTAGATCAACACTTACATTGCCCTACATTTGGGACTCATCGAATTTTCTCGCAGACTACTCCTAGTATTTCAGGTGAAGCAGTGGCAAGCTTGCGGTATTCACCAATCACATATCCAAGTGTACTTGGGGAACCATTGCATGGAGAG GATCTTGCAATTTCTATTCCAAAAGGAAGTTTAGATTGGGAGAGAGCGTTGCGTTGCATAAGGCATGCTATTTGTACTACTCCATCACCTGACTGGTGGAAACGTGTGCTGCTTGTGGCTCCTTGTTATAGGGGTCCTTCTCAAGGACCTACTCCTGGTGCTGTTTTCACTTCTGAGATGATTTGTGAGGCAACAATTGATAGAATTGTTGAGCTACTGAAGTTGACAAATTCAG TTTCACGCCTTACAGAGAGTGATCCCCATATTCTTAGGACCAATCATGTCACTTGGCTTCTAGCTCAAATTATTCGGGTTGAGCTTGTGATAAATGCTCTAAATTCAGATGCTAGAAAG GTAGAGACAACTCGGAAGATCCTATCGCTTCATAAAGAAGATAGAAGCTCAGATCCAAATAGTCCTCAGAGTATCCTGCTTGACTTTATAAGCAGTTGCCAAAATTTACGTATTTGGTCATTGAATACAACAACTAGAGAATATCTGAATAATGAGCAGCTTCAGAAAGGAAAGCAAATAGATGAATGGTGGAGACATGCAAGCAAAG GGGATCGTATGATGGATTATATGAATATGGATGATAGGTCAATTGGGATGTTTTGGGTTGTATCTTACACCATGGCGCAACCAGCTTGTGAAACTGTGATCAATTGGTTATCCTCTGCTGGAGTTGCAGAATCGTTACCGGCAACAAACCTACAGTCCAATGAGAGGTTAATGGTTATGCGGGAAGTCAATCCATTGCCAATGTCATTGTTATCTGGCTTTGCAATAAACCTGTGTTTAAAGCTGGCGTATCAAATGGAAGAATCTTTATTTTGCGGGCAG GTTGTACCTAATATTGCAATGGCTGAAACATATTGCAGGTTACTGCTCATTGCACCTCATTCACTATTCCGTTCTCATTTCAAC CATTTGGCACAAAGGAGTCCTTCAGTATTGAGCAAGCCCGGTGTTACTCTTTTGGTGCTTGAAATTTTGAACTATCGTTTGCTTCCACTTTACAG GTACCAGGGAAAAAGCAAAGCCTTGATGTATGATGTAACAAAAATAATCTCTGCTCTGAAAGCGAAACGTGGAGACCATCGTGTATTTAGATTGGCCGAGAACTTGTGCATGAATCTTATTCTGTCACTGAGAGATTTTTTCTTAGTGAAAAGGGAAGGGAAG GGTCCAACTGAATTCACAGAAACTTTGAATCGAGTAACTGTGGTCACTCTTGCTATCATCATCAAGACAAGAGGAATTGCTGATGCTGATCATCTGCATTATCTTCAAACTATGTTAGAGCAGATATTAGTTTCTAGTAACCATACATGGTCAGAGAAAACACTACGCTATTTCCCTTCACTTCTTCGTGATTTCTTGATTCCTCGGATAGATAACAGGGGCATTGCAATTCAAGCATGGCAGCAG GCAGAAACCACTGTGATTAACCAATGCACCCAGCTTCTGTCATCATCAGCTGATCCTACTTATGTTATGACCTATATAAGTCATAGTTTTCCTCAACACCGACAATATCTATGTGCTGGAGCATGGATCCTGATGCAAGGGCGCCCAGAGAACATAAACAGTGTAAACCTG GCACGTGTCTTGCGAGAGTTCTCCCCTGAGGAAGTAACTGCTAATATTTACATGATGGTGGATGTGCTGCTCCATAACATTCAGTTAGAACTTCAGCGCGGGCATTCCTTGCAG GACCTCTTAGTGAAAGCATGTGCAAACCTAACATTTTTTATTTGGACCCATGAGTTACTTCCTTTGGATATTATGCTTCTGGCACTTATTGATCGGGATGATGATCCTCATGCTTTGCGTATTGTG attagtttacttgataggCAAGAACTTCAACAAAGAGTAAAACTATATTGTATGAATCGAGGCGCCCCTGAACACTGGCTTTACCCCGGAACCTTCAAACGAGTTGAATTGCAGACAGCCCTTGGAAATCATCTTTCTTGGAAGGATAG GTATCCCGCATTCTTCGATGACATTGCAGCGCGTTTGCTTCCGGTCATTCCACTAATAATTTATAGACTAATTGAAAATGATGCCATAGATTCAGCGGACAGAGTTCTGGCCATGTATACTCAATTTCTTGCTTACCACCCTTTTAGATTTACATTTGTTCGTGACATTCTTGCATATTTCTACGGCCATCTTCCCCCAAAGCTTATTGTTCGAATTCTGAATGTACTTGATATCAGCAAG ATCCCATTGTCTGAGTCATTTCCGCAGCACATCAATTCATCAAATCCTGTCATCTGCCCACCTCCAGATTACTTTGCAACTCTCCTACTGGGAATAGTGAATAATGTTATACCTCCATTACATAACAACTCAAAATCTGGATCAGCTGGTGATGGTTTAAATAATTCAATGCGTGCTCCACCTAACAAGACTCCAGCAACCTCTCAATCTGGGCAAACAAATGCTTCTGATGGCCAAAAAGCATTTTATCAAATTCAGGATCCAGGCACATATACTCAGCTGGTTCTTGAAACAGCAGTCATTGAATTACTGTCTCTTCCCGTATCTGCATCCCAGATTGTATCATCTCTGGCTCAAATTGTCGTCAATATACAACCAACGCTAATTCAATCCAGCAATGGCCTGCATGGAGCTACAAATGGTGTTGGGCAAGGCTCAGTGTTACCAACATCCCCTTCAGGTGGAAGCACAGATTCCTTGGGCACAAACAGATCAAGTCCTTCAGTTTCCGGAATAAATGTTTCTGGCTTTGTTTCTCGAAGTGGTTATACATGCCAACAATTGTCTTGCTTATTGATCCAAGCATGTGGCCATCTACTGGCTCAGCTCCCTCCTGATTTTCATAAACAACTCTATATAGAGGCATCACGTATAATAAAAGAAACATGGTGGCTCAGTGATGGCAAGAGATCACTGGGGGAACTAGACTCTGCTGTTGGTTATGCTTTGTTGGACCCAACATGGGCTGCTCAAGACAACACCTCAACAGCCATTG GTAATATTGTTGCTCTGCTTCATTCATTTTTCAGTAACCTCCCACTGGAATGGCTAGAAGGGACCCATCTTATCGTCAAACATCTCAGGCCAGTGACATCAGTTGCAATGTTGAGAATAGCATTCCGTATAATGGCTCCGTTGCTCCCAAAGCTTGCCAATGCTCACAACCTCTTTAATAAG ACCCTCTCATTGATTTTCAATATGATGGTGGATGTCTTTGGGAAGAATGCTCAGCCATCAACTCTTGTTGAGCCACTAGAAGTGACAGATCTTATAGACTTCTT CCATCATATCGTCCACTATGAAGGACAAGGAGGGCCTGTGCAGGCTAACAGCAAGCCGAGACCAGAGGTTTTAGTTCTGTGTGGAAGAGCTGCCGAAAGTCTACGTCCAGAGATTCAGCATCTTCTTTCGCACTTAAAACCCGACATAAATTCTTCCATTTATGCTGCTACTCATCCTAAGTTGGCACAGAGCACATCGTAA